Proteins encoded within one genomic window of Alosa alosa isolate M-15738 ecotype Scorff River chromosome 24, AALO_Geno_1.1, whole genome shotgun sequence:
- the LOC125289544 gene encoding LOW QUALITY PROTEIN: dynactin subunit 1-like (The sequence of the model RefSeq protein was modified relative to this genomic sequence to represent the inferred CDS: deleted 2 bases in 2 codons): MSMSRRHSYTPRLSSSVLGSMSSDGGGKPAKVGSRVEVIGKGERGTVAYVGATLFATGKWVGVILDEARGKNDGTVQGKRYFTCEENHGIFVRQSQIQMLDEGGSSATSPETPDSGIAKLPKKEPETPKVGKQTPSVRKSAVRHTKTPSQAARRSSTLLENEPATPSQTALGAPVVPTPGGTPAPSGAPPTATSSKEEEALRGQVKDLEEKLETLKLKRQEDKAKLKELEKHKIQLEQLQEWKSKMQEQQNELQKQLKEAKKDARDALEAKDRYMEEMADTADAIEMATLDKEMAEERAESLQAEVEGLKEKVDELTMDLEILKHEIEEKGSDGAASSYHVKQLEEQNSRLKDALVRMRDLSASEKQEHVKLQKQMEKKNTELDTLRTHKDKLVEEMKHAEATIDELKEQVDAALGAEEMVETLTERNLDLEEKVRELRETVSDLEAINEMNDELQENARETELELREQLDLAGARVREAHKRVEAAQETVADYQQTINKYRDLTTHLQEVNQELTNQQNATAEQLQQPPAELFDFKIKFAETKAYAKAIEMELRKMEVGQANRQVSMLTSFMPDSFLRHGGDHDCILVLLLIPRLICKAELISKQAQEKFDVSGSSGERVGLRGSPGEQLSFASGLVYSLSLLQATLHKYEQALSQCSVEVYKRIGTLYSEMSVHERSLDFLIDLLHKDQLDETVQVEPLTKAIKYYQQLYSIHLTEQPEDCTTQLADHIKFTQSALDCMGVEVGRLRAFLQAGQDKADLSVLLKDLDTSCGDIRQFCKKIRRRMPGTDAPGIPTALAFPQQVSETLADCRKNLTRVVAVLQEVAASGAQMVAPLAEQEGLPAVKLEDETFKAVEQVYGAHGLNAPECLRQSCSAVIATMNKMATAMQEGEYDSDKPQRPTPPVEARAAALRAELTDAEGLGLKLEDRETVIKELKKSLKIKGEELSEASVRLSLLEKKLDTSTKDADERVEKIQTRLDETLTLLKKKEKEFEETMDALQADIDQLESEKAELKQRLGNQSRMTIEGLRPPPASGIASIVTGTSTSAVAASMVAGAGALQVVDSPLLRQQIDAQRLAIKHLKNDNNRLKAERMHAQLASLPPLTVPKMSGVPKEGVPPDAASGSLYRKTDLLLSNLLKMSADVRVVDITGKTSVSPSAQLLEQTARLQSLSDALDKLKGEVAEHVVSKQQGARVPSDFATFPSSPFVKAKEESKSGTVLVGKVLIPCARGQERSHSLILSQQQLQQVHRLLMT; the protein is encoded by the exons ATTCAAATGCTGGATGAGGGTGGAAGCTCTGCCACCTCCCCAGAGACCCCTGACTCTGGCATTGCCAAGCTGCCCAAGAAAG agcCAGAGACTCCCAAAGTAGGCAAGCAG ACGCCATCAGTTAGGAAG TCAGCGGTCCGGCACACCAAG actccaTCCCAGGCTGCTCGGAGGAGCTCCACTCTGTTGGAGAATGAGCCGGCCACGCCTTCCCAGACTGCACTGGGAGCTCCGGTGGTGCCCACTCCCGGGGGCACACCTGCTCCCTCTGGTGCCCCGCCTACAGCCACAAGCAGCAAG gaggaggaggccctGCGTGGCCAGGTGAAGGACCTGGAGGAGAAGCTGGAGACGCTGAAGCTGAAGCGTCAGGAGGACAAGGCCAAGCTGAAGGAGCTGGAGAAGCACAAGATCCAGCTGGAGCAGCTGCAGGAGTGGAAGAGCAAGATGCAGGAGCAGCAGAACGAGCTGCAGAAGCAGCTCAAGGAGGCCAAGAAG gatgCGCGTGATGCCCTGGAGGCGAAAGACCGCTACATGGAGGAGATGGCGGACACGGCAGACGCCATCGAGATGGCT ACGCTGGACAAGGAGATGGCCGAGGAGAGGGCCGAGTCCCTGCAGGCGGAGGTGGAGGGCCTCAAGGAGAAGGTGGACGAGCTCACCATGGACCTGGAGATCCTCAAGCACGAGATTGAGGagaaag gCTCGGACGGTGCTGCGTCCAGTTACCATGTCAAGCAACTGGAGGAGCAGAACAGCCGGCTGAAGGACGCTCTGGTCAG gatgcgAGACCTGTCTGCCTCTGAGAAGCAGGAGCACGTGAAGCTGCAGAAGCAGATGGAGAAGAAGAACACTGAGCTGGACACTCTGCGCACACACAAGGACAAGCTGGTGGAGGAGATGAAGCATGCCGAGGCTACTATAGATGAGCTGAAGGAACAg GTGGATGCAGCGCTGGGAGCAGAGGAGATGGTGGAGACCCTGACTGAGAGGAATTTGGACCTTGAGGAGAAGGTCAGAGAGCTGAGGGAGACCGTCAGTGACCTG GAGGCCATTAACGAGATGAACGACGAGCTGCAGGAGAACGCTCGCGAGACGGAGCTGGAGCTGCGGGAGCAGCTGGACCTGGCCGGTGCCCGCGTCCGCGAGGCCCACAAGAGGGTGGAGGCCGCCCAGGAGACCGTCGCCGACTACCAGCAGACCATCAACAAGTACCGCGACCTCACCACGCACCTGCAG gaagtgaatCAGGAGCTGACCAATCAGCAGAACGCCACAGCAGAGCAGCTCCAGCAGCCTCCTGCTGAGCTCTTTGACTTCAAGATCAAGTTCGCCGAGACCAAAGCCTACGCCAAG GCCATCGAGATGGAGCTGCGGAAGATGGAGGTGGGCCAGGCCAACAGGCAGGTGTCCATGTTGACCTCCTTCATGCCCGACTCCTTCCTGCGTCACGGCGGCGACCACGACTGCATCCTGGTGCTGCTGCTCATCCCACGCCTCAtctgcaag GCGGAGCTGATCAGTAAGCAGGCGCAGGAGAAGTTTGATGTGAGCGGGAGCAGTGGAGAGCGCGTGGGCCTCAGGGGCTCCCCTGGAGAGCAGCTCAGCTTCGCCTCGGGCCTGGTCTACTCCCTCAGTCTGCTGCAGGCCACGCTGCACAAATACGAACa ggCGTTGAGTCAGTGCAGCGTGGAGGTGTATAAGCGCATTGGGACTCTGTACTCTGAGATGAGCGTGCACGAGCGCTCGCTGGACTTCCTCATCGACCTGCTGCACAAGGATCAGCTGGACGAGACCGTGCAGGTCGAGCCCCTCACAAAGGCCATTAAATACTACCAG CAACTGTACAGCATCCACTTGACTGAGCAGCCAGAGGACTGCACCACCCAGCTGGCTGATCACATCAAG TTTACCCAGAGTGCACTGGACTGCATGGGAGTGGAGGTGGGCCGGCTGCGCGCGTTCCTGCAGGCAGGCCAGGACAAGGCAGATCTGAGCGTCCTGCTGAAGGACTTGGACACGTCCTGCGGCGACATCCGCCAGTTCTGCAAGAAGATCCGCCGGAGGATGCCCGGCACAGACGCGCCCGGGATACCCACCGCACTGGCCTTCCCTCAGCAG GTGTCAGAGACGCTGGCTGACTGCAGGAAGAACCTGACTCGGGTTGTGGCCGTGCTGCAGGAGGTAGCGGCGTCTGGTGCCCAGATGGTGGCGCCACTCGCTGAGCAGGAGGGCCTGCCTGCGGTCAAACTGGAGGATGAAACCTTCAAAGCCGTTGAGCAG gtGTATGGTGCCCATGGCTTGAATGCCCCTGAGTGCTTGCGCCAGTCTTGCAGCGCAGTCATCGCCACCATGAACAAGATGGCCACCGCCATGCAGGAGGGAGAGTACGACTCCGATAAGCCCCAACGCCCT ACTCCCCCAGTGGAGGCCCGCGCTGCTGCACTCAGGGCAGAACTGACCGACGCAGAGGGCCTGGGCCTCAAGCTGGAGGACCGAGAGACCGTCATTAAGGAGCTCAAGAAGAGCCTCAAgatcaag ggtGAGGAGTTGAGTGAGGCCAGTGTGCGCCTGAGTCTGCTGGAGAAGAAGCTGGACACGTCCACTAAAGACGCAGACGAACGAGTGGAGAAGATCCAGACACGTCTGGATGAGACCCTCACTCTGCTCAAGAAGAAGGAGAA GGAGTTTGAGGAGACAATGGACGCCCTTCAGGCTGACATCGACCAGCTGGAGTCCGAGAAGGCAGAGTTGAAGCAGCGCCTTGGCAACCAGTCACGCATGACCATCGAGGGGCTTCGCCCACCCCCCGCTTCCGGCATCGCTTCCATCGTCACGGGAACCTCAACCA gcgcCGTAGCGGCCAGTATGGTGGCTGGCGCAGGAGCCCTGCAGGTGGTGGACAGTCCACTCCTCAGGCAACAGATCGACGCCCAGAGGCTCGCCATCAAACACCTCAAGAACGACAACAACCGCCTCAag gcgGAGAGGATGCACGCCCAGTTGGCCTCGTTGCCCCCTCTGACCGTGCCAAAGATGTCAGGGGTGCCCAAGGAGGGCGTGCCCCCGGATGCAGCCTCCGGCTCCCTCTACCGCAAGACCGACTTGCTTCTCAGCAACCTGCTAAAGATGAGCGCCGATGTCAGGGTGGTGGACATCACCGGCAAAACCTCAG TCAGTCCCAGTGCCCAGTTGCTGGAACAGACGGCTCGTCTGCAGTCCCTAAGCGACGCTCTGGACAAACTCAAG GGTGAGGTGGCGGAGCATGTCGTATCCAAGCAACAAGGGGCTCGGGTGCCCTCCGACTTTGCCAccttcccctcttctcctttcGTTAAG gcgAAGGAGGAGAGTAAGAGTGGCACGGTGCTGGTGGGGAAGGTGTTGATCCCGTGCGCCCGCGGTCAGGAACGCTCCCACAGTCTCATCCTAtcacagcagcagctgcagcaagtGCACCGCCTCCTCATGACCTAA